The following proteins come from a genomic window of Sphaerisporangium rubeum:
- a CDS encoding isochorismate synthase: MSVALGMTRPPLVRTIPVHDPEDLVARLPQAPPYAWIHQGDGLVAWGEAARATVPPGAGRFDWARRWLARVFAGTRVEDDVLVPGSGPVAFGSFTFDPASAGSVLVVPRIVLGRRDGRAWLTTVGDPPIDLMAPPESPGGVLYADGSRTAPEWEHAVARAVGEIRSGRLEKVVLARDLVATTERDIDVRLLLDRLARAYPECYTFSCDGLVGATPELLVRHTGQAIESLVLAGTTARGATPAEDKERGQALFDSPKNRHEHVCAVASVRDALAPLCAELTVPDEPELLTLPNVQHLASRVHGRLSDGASVLDVVAAMHPTAAVGGTPTAVALDVIRRLEGMDRGRYAGPVGWIDARGDGEWGIALRSAEITGPTARLFAGCGIMRDSDPAAELAEAQAKFRVMRQALEG; encoded by the coding sequence GTGAGTGTCGCGCTCGGGATGACCCGCCCCCCGCTGGTTCGCACCATTCCCGTTCACGACCCGGAGGACCTGGTCGCCCGCCTGCCGCAGGCACCCCCGTACGCCTGGATCCACCAGGGGGACGGCCTGGTCGCCTGGGGAGAGGCGGCCAGAGCCACGGTGCCGCCGGGTGCGGGACGCTTCGACTGGGCACGCCGCTGGCTGGCGCGCGTGTTCGCCGGGACCCGCGTCGAGGACGACGTCCTGGTCCCCGGCTCGGGTCCGGTCGCGTTTGGTTCGTTCACCTTCGACCCGGCCTCCGCCGGTTCGGTGCTCGTCGTCCCTCGCATCGTGCTCGGCCGCCGGGACGGCCGCGCGTGGCTGACCACCGTCGGCGACCCCCCCATCGACCTGATGGCCCCACCCGAGAGCCCCGGCGGCGTGCTGTACGCCGACGGCTCGCGCACCGCGCCGGAGTGGGAGCACGCGGTGGCCCGCGCCGTCGGCGAGATCCGGTCGGGACGGCTGGAGAAGGTCGTGCTCGCCCGCGACCTCGTCGCCACCACCGAACGCGACATCGACGTACGGCTGCTGCTGGACCGCCTGGCCCGCGCCTACCCCGAGTGCTACACGTTCTCCTGCGACGGCCTGGTCGGCGCCACCCCCGAACTCCTGGTGCGCCACACCGGCCAGGCCATCGAGTCCCTTGTCCTCGCCGGCACCACCGCCAGAGGCGCCACCCCCGCCGAGGACAAGGAACGCGGCCAGGCCCTGTTCGACTCCCCCAAGAACCGCCACGAGCACGTCTGCGCCGTCGCCTCGGTCCGCGACGCGCTCGCCCCCCTGTGCGCGGAGCTGACCGTCCCCGACGAACCGGAACTGCTGACCCTCCCCAACGTCCAGCACCTGGCCAGCCGGGTGCACGGCCGCCTGTCCGACGGCGCCTCCGTGCTCGACGTCGTCGCCGCCATGCACCCCACGGCCGCCGTCGGCGGCACCCCCACCGCCGTGGCCCTCGACGTCATCCGCCGGCTCGAAGGCATGGACCGCGGCCGCTACGCCGGCCCGGTCGGCTGGATCGACGCGCGCGGCGACGGCGAATGGGGCATCGCCCTGCGCAGCGCCGAGATCACCGGCCCCACCGCACGCCTGTTCGCCGGTTGCGGCATCATGCGCGACTCCGACCCCGCCGCCGAGCTCGCCGAGGCCCAGGCCAAGTTCCGCGTGATGCGCCAGGCCCTGGAGGGCTGA
- a CDS encoding thiopeptide maturation pyridine synthase, translating to MSDVTWRAVQIRYYDQDKDGLILDCVRPLLRRLDGLVQRPYIVRHWRQGPHLRLNFRAATGDWDREILPAATEAITRYLREHPSTTRLDEHEHLAAHRLLAVREHETGPLSPWYPDNSLQTEPYDDRLRVFGGQVLADLIDEAAAESTRLAFGTLDRVRRGELALFTAVIDLMVAVAHVSVPPIARGYMSYRSHVEAAASCCEDRDALMAAFEARYRQNARQMRATVTGVVAAIDAGDPPPHVRDWIAFTRRQKETALPLLARKEIDLDFPDQPVVQRHPVGYFDVLMSTGRFRSEVLESDWFLAHRLVVNMLYAHLARLGVTAIQRHLFCHLIASAVEEEYGVSPLEKARDYLLSQNSG from the coding sequence ATGAGTGACGTCACCTGGCGCGCCGTCCAGATCCGGTACTACGACCAGGACAAGGACGGCCTGATCCTGGACTGCGTCCGGCCGCTCCTGCGGCGCCTGGACGGCCTGGTCCAGCGGCCGTACATCGTCCGCCACTGGCGCCAGGGCCCTCACCTGCGGCTCAACTTCCGAGCGGCCACGGGGGACTGGGACCGCGAGATCCTCCCTGCCGCCACCGAGGCGATCACCCGGTATCTGCGTGAGCACCCGTCCACCACCCGCCTCGACGAGCACGAGCATCTCGCCGCGCACCGCCTGCTCGCCGTGCGGGAACACGAGACCGGGCCGCTGTCGCCGTGGTACCCGGACAACTCCCTGCAGACCGAGCCGTACGACGACCGGCTGCGCGTCTTCGGCGGCCAGGTGCTGGCGGACCTGATCGACGAGGCCGCCGCGGAGAGCACCAGGCTCGCGTTCGGCACGCTCGACCGGGTCCGGCGGGGCGAGCTCGCGCTGTTCACGGCCGTCATCGACCTCATGGTCGCCGTGGCCCACGTGAGCGTCCCCCCGATCGCCCGCGGGTACATGTCGTACCGCTCGCACGTCGAGGCGGCCGCCTCGTGCTGCGAGGACCGCGACGCGCTCATGGCGGCGTTCGAGGCCCGGTACCGCCAGAACGCCAGGCAGATGCGCGCGACGGTGACCGGCGTGGTCGCGGCGATCGACGCCGGCGACCCGCCGCCGCACGTACGCGACTGGATCGCCTTCACCCGCCGCCAGAAGGAGACGGCTCTCCCGCTGCTGGCCCGTAAGGAGATCGACCTGGACTTCCCCGACCAGCCCGTGGTCCAGCGCCACCCCGTCGGCTATTTCGACGTGCTCATGTCCACCGGCCGGTTCCGGAGCGAGGTTCTCGAATCGGACTGGTTCCTCGCTCATCGCCTCGTGGTCAACATGCTCTACGCGCACCTGGCCCGGCTCGGTGTCACCGCGATCCAGCGGCACCTGTTCTGCCATCTGATCGCCTCGGCGGTGGAGGAGGAGTACGGGGTGTCTCCGTTGGAGAAGGCGCGCGACTACCTCCTCAGCCAGAACTCCGGCTGA
- a CDS encoding GDSL-type esterase/lipase family protein, whose amino-acid sequence MVKRIAFVLAAAVAGAPGTAVALAADPVPPVMAALGDSISAGFNACGWYVSCTSRSWSAGDHPGVNSHYLRLLALGPAIKGHNRNFAVPGSTSADMAAQAQKAVAAKAGYVTLLIGAQDACVASESKMTPVATYRARIDRALAVLAPSGAKVFAASIPDLKRLWRIGKDNVLAKSFWAIGGICPTMLANAGSDAKKDKARRDRVRERVQEYNAQMAEACAAYGPGCRYDGGAVFSYPFTLDHVSKWDFFHPNADGQRALAQATFTNGFSFDRSPLAREDPLAQRKPEQDAPEQRTPPEEEPVPPPSPSATPKPSLPADGAIAQWPAAGWSTQ is encoded by the coding sequence ATGGTCAAAAGGATCGCGTTCGTGCTCGCCGCCGCGGTGGCGGGGGCTCCGGGTACGGCGGTGGCGCTCGCCGCCGACCCGGTCCCGCCGGTGATGGCGGCGCTCGGCGACTCGATCAGCGCGGGGTTCAACGCCTGCGGCTGGTACGTCTCGTGCACCTCGCGGTCCTGGTCGGCGGGTGACCACCCGGGGGTGAACAGCCACTACCTGCGGCTGCTGGCCCTCGGCCCGGCCATCAAGGGCCACAACCGCAACTTCGCGGTCCCCGGGTCGACCAGCGCCGACATGGCCGCGCAGGCGCAGAAGGCCGTGGCCGCCAAGGCCGGGTACGTCACGCTGCTGATCGGCGCGCAGGACGCGTGCGTGGCGAGCGAGTCCAAGATGACCCCGGTGGCGACCTACCGCGCGCGCATCGACCGCGCGCTGGCGGTGCTCGCGCCGTCCGGGGCGAAGGTGTTCGCGGCCAGCATCCCCGATCTGAAGCGGCTGTGGCGCATCGGCAAGGACAACGTCCTGGCCAAGTCGTTCTGGGCGATCGGCGGCATCTGCCCCACAATGCTGGCCAATGCCGGTTCCGACGCCAAGAAGGACAAGGCGCGCCGCGACCGTGTGCGTGAGCGGGTGCAGGAGTACAACGCGCAGATGGCCGAGGCCTGCGCGGCGTACGGCCCCGGCTGCCGGTACGACGGCGGCGCGGTTTTCTCCTACCCGTTCACGCTGGACCACGTGAGCAAGTGGGACTTCTTCCACCCCAACGCCGACGGCCAGCGGGCCCTGGCGCAGGCGACGTTCACGAACGGCTTCTCGTTCGACCGCTCGCCGCTGGCCCGCGAGGACCCTCTGGCACAGCGCAAGCCCGAGCAGGACGCGCCGGAACAGCGGACGCCGCCGGAGGAGGAGCCGGTGCCGCCCCCTTCGCCGTCCGCGACACCAAAACCGTCCCTGCCGGCCGACGGCGCGATCGCGCAGTGGCCCGCCGCCGGTTGGAGCACTCAGTGA
- a CDS encoding S41 family peptidase — MSAYIRFPAIFEDLVAFTAEDDLWTVSSQGGRAHRLTAGLAEATYPRFSPDGGLLAFVGCEEGPEEVYIMPADGGPARRLTYDAALCTVTTWSPDGDVIYASDARQPFNRRKHLHRVDTQGHTRPLPHGPANTIAYGPGGAVVLGRNTADPARWKRYRGGTVGDLWIDREGDGNFARLIALAGNLASPCWAGDRVYFLSDHEGIGNVYSCTPTGTGLRRHTDHGEYYARNLSSDGTRLVYHSAGDLYLLDPAEGEPRRLDVRLGSSRTQRNRRFASAARYLDSARLAPDGSGLAVTTRGKAYSFGNWEGPVRQHGEPDGVRYRLLSWLPGHDRLIAAASDDTEWETLVVLTADGSADPIRLTGLDTGRAINLEVSPGADRVALANHRNQLLVIDLPAGPGDQPTLTVADHSPYSRITGLTWSPDGDWLAYACPESAQTTAIKLYQTTTGRTHRVTRPVLRDGMPAFDPEGRYLYFIGERVFNPVYDALQFDLGFPLGTRPYAVTLRHDVPSPFVPEPQPLTGDDGKKTSTGEPGQDDAGTPADDTEDQTGDESGNDAGDEGLRIDLDGIERRVIAFPVPEGRYHRIAGLKDKVLFTVHQVTGSRADEYADHTGATLQAYDLRKHKVDTITGDVTDFRLGHDGTTLLLRSGNRLRVVKAGDTPPDDDATTRTSGWIDLHRVKVSVLPDAEWRQMFREAWRLQREHFWAEDMAGIDWDGVYRRYLPLVDKITTRGEFSDLLWELHGELGTSHAYEAGGEYRESPHYWQGLLGADTEYRDGAHVITHIVHGDPWDPEATSPLNRPGLGIRPGDTVTAVNGQPATTPEGPARLLVNQADQEIELTVRRGDTPPRTVTVKAMSDEQPARYRDWVETNRARVHERTGGRVGYLHIPNMGPLGYAEFHRGFLAEHDREGLVVDVRFNGGGHVSGLLLQKLARRRLGYDFPRWGVPEPYPAESPRGPMVAITNELAGSDGDIFSHTFKLLKLGPLVGKRTWGGVIGIWPRHRLADGTVTTQPEFSFAFDDVGWRVENYGTDPDVEVDITPQEYATGVDSQLERAVDLALEALAERPPHTPNPADRPRLTVPPLPPRG; from the coding sequence ACGCGGCACTCTGCACCGTCACCACCTGGTCCCCCGACGGCGACGTCATCTACGCCAGCGACGCACGCCAGCCGTTCAACCGCCGCAAACACCTCCACCGCGTGGACACACAAGGACACACCCGGCCACTCCCCCACGGCCCCGCCAACACCATCGCCTACGGCCCCGGCGGCGCCGTCGTCCTCGGCCGCAACACCGCCGACCCCGCACGATGGAAGCGCTACCGCGGCGGCACCGTCGGCGACCTGTGGATCGACAGAGAAGGCGACGGCAACTTCGCCAGGCTCATCGCCCTCGCCGGCAACCTCGCCTCCCCCTGCTGGGCCGGCGACCGCGTCTACTTCCTGTCCGACCACGAAGGCATCGGCAACGTCTACTCCTGCACCCCCACCGGCACCGGCCTGCGCCGCCACACCGACCACGGCGAATACTACGCACGCAACCTCTCGAGCGACGGCACCCGCCTCGTCTACCACTCCGCGGGTGACCTCTACCTCCTCGACCCCGCCGAAGGCGAACCCCGGCGCCTCGACGTGAGACTCGGCAGCTCACGCACCCAGCGCAACCGCCGCTTCGCCTCCGCCGCGCGCTACCTCGACAGCGCGCGCCTCGCCCCCGACGGCAGCGGCCTCGCCGTCACCACCCGCGGCAAGGCCTACTCGTTCGGCAACTGGGAAGGCCCCGTACGCCAGCACGGCGAACCCGACGGCGTCCGCTACCGCCTGCTCAGCTGGCTCCCCGGCCACGACCGGCTCATCGCCGCCGCGAGCGACGACACCGAATGGGAAACCCTCGTCGTGCTCACCGCCGACGGCAGCGCCGACCCCATCCGCCTCACCGGCCTCGACACCGGCCGCGCCATCAACCTGGAGGTGTCACCCGGCGCCGACCGCGTCGCACTCGCCAACCACCGCAACCAACTGCTCGTCATCGACCTCCCCGCCGGACCCGGCGATCAACCCACCCTCACCGTCGCCGACCACAGCCCCTACTCCCGCATCACCGGCCTCACCTGGTCCCCCGACGGCGACTGGCTCGCCTACGCCTGCCCCGAATCGGCCCAGACCACGGCCATCAAGCTCTACCAGACCACGACCGGCCGGACCCACCGCGTCACCCGCCCCGTCCTCCGCGACGGCATGCCCGCCTTCGACCCCGAAGGCCGCTACCTCTACTTCATCGGCGAACGCGTCTTCAACCCCGTCTACGACGCCCTGCAGTTCGACCTCGGCTTCCCCCTCGGCACCCGCCCCTACGCCGTCACCCTCCGCCACGACGTCCCCTCACCGTTCGTCCCCGAACCCCAGCCCCTCACCGGCGACGACGGCAAGAAGACATCCACCGGCGAACCCGGCCAGGACGACGCCGGCACCCCGGCGGACGACACCGAGGACCAGACCGGCGACGAGTCCGGGAACGACGCCGGCGACGAAGGATTGCGCATCGACCTGGACGGCATCGAACGGCGCGTCATCGCCTTCCCCGTCCCCGAAGGCCGCTACCACCGCATCGCCGGTCTCAAGGACAAAGTGCTGTTCACCGTCCACCAGGTCACCGGCAGCCGCGCCGACGAGTACGCCGACCACACCGGCGCCACCCTCCAGGCGTACGACCTGCGCAAACACAAAGTCGACACCATCACAGGCGACGTCACCGACTTCCGCCTCGGCCACGACGGCACCACCCTGCTCCTGCGCTCAGGCAACCGCCTGCGCGTCGTCAAAGCCGGCGACACACCCCCCGACGACGACGCCACCACCCGCACCTCCGGCTGGATCGACCTGCACCGCGTCAAGGTCTCCGTGCTCCCCGACGCCGAATGGCGCCAGATGTTCCGCGAGGCCTGGCGCCTCCAGCGCGAGCACTTCTGGGCCGAGGACATGGCCGGAATCGACTGGGACGGCGTCTACCGCCGCTACCTCCCCCTCGTCGACAAGATCACCACCCGCGGCGAGTTCTCCGACCTGCTCTGGGAACTCCACGGCGAACTCGGCACCTCCCACGCCTACGAAGCAGGCGGCGAATACCGCGAAAGCCCCCACTACTGGCAGGGCCTGCTCGGCGCCGACACCGAGTACCGCGACGGCGCGCACGTCATCACCCACATCGTCCACGGCGACCCCTGGGACCCCGAAGCCACCTCCCCCCTCAACCGTCCAGGCCTCGGCATACGACCAGGCGACACGGTCACCGCCGTCAACGGCCAGCCCGCCACCACCCCCGAAGGCCCCGCTCGCCTCCTGGTCAACCAGGCCGACCAGGAGATCGAACTCACCGTCAGGCGCGGTGACACCCCACCGCGCACCGTCACCGTCAAGGCCATGTCCGACGAACAACCGGCCCGCTACCGCGACTGGGTGGAGACCAACCGGGCCCGCGTCCACGAACGCACCGGCGGCCGCGTCGGCTACCTGCACATCCCCAACATGGGCCCGCTCGGCTACGCCGAGTTCCACCGCGGTTTCCTCGCCGAGCACGACCGCGAGGGCCTGGTGGTGGACGTCCGCTTCAACGGCGGCGGCCACGTCTCCGGCCTGCTCCTGCAGAAACTCGCCCGCCGCAGACTCGGCTACGACTTCCCCCGCTGGGGGGTGCCGGAGCCCTACCCCGCCGAGTCACCCCGCGGCCCGATGGTCGCCATCACCAACGAGCTCGCCGGCTCCGACGGCGACATCTTCAGCCACACCTTCAAACTGCTCAAGCTCGGCCCCCTGGTCGGCAAACGCACCTGGGGCGGCGTCATCGGCATCTGGCCCCGTCACCGGCTCGCCGACGGCACCGTCACGACCCAGCCGGAGTTCTCCTTCGCCTTCGACGACGTCGGCTGGCGCGTGGAGAACTACGGCACCGACCCCGACGTCGAGGTGGACATCACCCCGCAGGAGTACGCCACCGGCGTCGACTCCCAGCTGGAACGCGCCGTCGATCTCGCGCTGGAGGCCCTGGCCGAACGTCCCCCGCACACCCCCAACCCGGCCGACCGGCCGCGTCTCACCGTGCCGCCACTGCCACCTCGTGGGTGA
- a CDS encoding GntR family transcriptional regulator has translation MSTRLDIDLDRSSPVPLYFQVAEQIAEAIKRGELGPGARLDNEILLADRLGLSRPTIRQAIQYLVDKGLLVRKRGVGTQVVHGQVKRSVELTSLYDDLRRAGQEPGTRVLALEAVGADDAIAAVLGVAAGTPVVRVERVRYASGEPLAVLHNWLPAGLGPLTAQALEERGLYELLRAAGVRMRVANQRIGAKAATNVEARLLDERRGAPLLTMTRTTYDDQGRAVEHGSHVYRATHYSLEVTLIER, from the coding sequence ATGAGCACTCGACTCGACATCGATCTCGACCGGTCGAGCCCGGTGCCGCTGTACTTCCAGGTGGCCGAGCAGATCGCCGAGGCGATCAAGCGGGGCGAACTGGGGCCGGGTGCGCGGCTGGACAACGAGATACTGCTGGCGGACCGGCTCGGGCTGTCACGGCCCACGATCCGGCAGGCGATCCAGTACCTCGTGGACAAGGGCCTGCTGGTGCGCAAACGCGGCGTCGGCACGCAGGTCGTGCACGGACAGGTGAAGCGGTCGGTGGAGCTGACCAGCCTGTACGACGACCTGCGGCGCGCCGGGCAGGAGCCGGGAACGCGGGTGCTGGCACTGGAGGCGGTGGGGGCCGACGACGCGATCGCCGCGGTGCTCGGGGTCGCGGCCGGCACGCCGGTGGTGCGGGTCGAACGGGTGCGGTACGCCTCAGGGGAGCCGCTGGCGGTGCTGCACAACTGGCTGCCCGCCGGGCTCGGGCCGCTCACCGCGCAGGCACTGGAGGAACGCGGGCTGTACGAGCTGCTGCGCGCCGCCGGGGTCCGCATGCGCGTCGCGAACCAGCGCATCGGGGCCAAGGCCGCCACCAACGTCGAGGCCCGGCTGCTGGACGAGCGGCGCGGCGCTCCCCTGCTCACCATGACGCGCACCACCTACGACGACCAGGGACGGGCCGTGGAGCACGGGTCGCATGTCTACCGTGCCACGCACTACTCGCTGGAGGTCACGCTCATCGAGCGCTGA